A stretch of Microtus pennsylvanicus isolate mMicPen1 chromosome 5, mMicPen1.hap1, whole genome shotgun sequence DNA encodes these proteins:
- the LOC142850276 gene encoding serine protease FAM111A-like isoform X1 produces MQRKSMEILRYFSQVPKEQNDPIISQRKMECRKRPKEVIKNQDQRSHCDQKAPRVQNSFQNATITITFGVNHAVCEVADKGTGSLYEALNTLELVKREIEKQPGKEMLVCGKEGIEGYINLGMPLRCFPQGSHVVITFSKTESEEKEDNEMCGRFDQSSAECVVFYIHVVGNGEQRILRCRELHEEGTKLCVYGFKGETIKTTLQKDGRFLSFVESDHWKLITNDTIVANSQTVDVLEGKLFQIDVERKKSPWKAVATQKSDLEDRNFTILKEYIVILYPTLKRQREELRTYIKEESEKRENTSLLKAHRENFRKLTQSSIPGKVLKLLSQLSDSVGFIVWNNNGNRGSATCFLFKGLYIFTCRHVIDDVVGEGIEPSKWADIIGQCIRVTFDFQVFPVKEDSYHFVEPWFEVSDVTLDYAVLKLKERGQHIPTGLGNGTPSESLSGFLFMIGHPDGKYKVVDGCTVMPEGKQRRECEDIRGREAEGSRDPMQYIYMYTQRSFQEKVHEPGVVAWDNTFYCGSSGSPVFDSKGSLIAMHTAGFICEYESGVSSIVELGSSMKHILDDIKQKHEKWYNEICVFNGM; encoded by the exons ATGCAAAGAAAAAGCATGGAAATCCTGCGCTACTTTTCTCAG gTCCCCAAAGAGCAGAATGATCCCATaatttctcaaaggaaaatgGAATGTAGAAAAAGACCAAAGGAGGTGATCAAAAACCAGGACCAAAGATCACACTGCGATCAAAAAGCTCCACGAGTTCAGAACTCTTTCCAAAATGCAACAATTACTATCACCTTTGGTGTAAACCATGCAGTCTGTGAGGTAGCAGATAAGGGGACAGGTAGCTTATATGAGGCCCTGAACACCCTTGAGCTTGtcaaaagagagatagaaaaacaGCCAGGCAAAGAAATGCTGGTGTGTGGCAAAGAAGGAATAGAAGGGTACATAAACCTCGGTATGCCCCTCCGTTGTTTTCCACAAGGCAGCCATGTGGTCATTACATTTTCCAAAACTGAaagtgaggagaaagaagacaatgaAATGTGTGGTCGCTTTGACCAGTCATCTGCTGAGTGTGTTGTATTTTACATTCATGTGGTCGGGAATGGGGAGCAAAGAATTTTGAGGTGCAGGGAACTTCACGAGGAGGGCACCAAACTCTGTGTCTATGGCTTCAAGGGAGAGACCATCAAGACCACTCTGCAGAAGGATGGCAGGTTTCTCTCTTTTGTAGAGAGTGACCATTGGAAACTTATTACCAATGACACCATCGTAGCAAACAGCCAGACAGTTGATGTGTTAGAGGGTAAGCTCTTTCAGATTGatgttgagagaaagaagagcCCTTGGAAGGCAGTGGCAACTCAGAAATCTGACTTAGAGGACAGAAACTTCACTAtattaaaagaatacattgtAATTTTGTACCCCACATTAAAAAGACAACGGGAAGAACTAAGAACATACATCAAGGAAGAGAGTGAAAAAAGAGAGAACACTTCCTTACTCAAAGCACATAGAGAAAACTTCAGGAAGCTGACCCAAAGCTCCATCCCAGGTAAAGTCCTCAAACTTCTTTCCCAGCTCAGTGACTCAGTTGGGTTCATAGTTTGGAACAACAATGGAAACAGGGGTAGTGCTACTTGCTTCCTTTTTAAAGGGCTGTACATTTTCACTTGCCGGCATGTAATAGATGACGTAGTAGGGGAAGGCATAGAGCCAAGTAAGTGGGCAGATATAATTGGGCAGTGTATAAGAGTGACGTTTGATTTTCAAGTGTTCCCTGTCAAAGAAGACAGCTATCATTTTGTTGAACCTTGGTTTGAGGTGTCTGATGTCACTCTTGActatgctgtcctgaaactgaagGAAAGAGGACAGCACATCCCTACAGGACTCGGTAATGGAACACCTTCTGAATCACTTAGTGGATTTCTGTTTATGATTGGTCATCCAGATGGAAAATACAAGGTTGTTGATGGTTGTACTGTGATGCCTGAAGGCAAGCAAAGAAGGGAATGTGAGGATATTCGTGGAAGAGAAGCAGAGGGTAGCAGGGATCCTATGCAGTATATCTATATGTACACCCAaagaagtttccaggaaaaagtCCATGAACCTGGTGTGGTTGCCTGGGATAACACTTTTTATTGTGGGTCTTCGGGATCTCCTGTATTTGATTCTAAAGGGTCACTGATAGCCATGCACACTGCTGGCTTCATTTGTGAGTATGAAAGTGGGGTTTCCAGTATCGTCGAGTTGGGATCTTCAATGAAACACATCCTTGATGATATTaagcaaaaacatgaaaaatggtACAATGAAATCTGTGTATTCAACGGGATGTAG
- the LOC142850276 gene encoding serine protease FAM111A-like isoform X2 yields the protein MQRKSMEILRYFSQVPKEQNDPIISQRKMECRKRPKEVIKNQDQRSHCDQKAPRVQNSFQNATITITFGVNHAVCEVADKGTGSLYEALNTLELVKREIEKQPGKEMLVCGKEGIEGYINLGMPLRCFPQGSHVVITFSKTESEEKEDNEMCGRFDQSSAECVVFYIHVVGNGEQRILRCRELHEEGTKLCVYGFKGETIKTTLQKDGRFLSFVESDHWKLITNDTIVANSQTVDVLEGKLFQIDVERKKSPWKAVATQKSDLEDRNFTILKEYIVILYPTLKRQREELRTYIKEESEKRENTSLLKAHRENFRKLTQSSIPDTQQK from the exons ATGCAAAGAAAAAGCATGGAAATCCTGCGCTACTTTTCTCAG gTCCCCAAAGAGCAGAATGATCCCATaatttctcaaaggaaaatgGAATGTAGAAAAAGACCAAAGGAGGTGATCAAAAACCAGGACCAAAGATCACACTGCGATCAAAAAGCTCCACGAGTTCAGAACTCTTTCCAAAATGCAACAATTACTATCACCTTTGGTGTAAACCATGCAGTCTGTGAGGTAGCAGATAAGGGGACAGGTAGCTTATATGAGGCCCTGAACACCCTTGAGCTTGtcaaaagagagatagaaaaacaGCCAGGCAAAGAAATGCTGGTGTGTGGCAAAGAAGGAATAGAAGGGTACATAAACCTCGGTATGCCCCTCCGTTGTTTTCCACAAGGCAGCCATGTGGTCATTACATTTTCCAAAACTGAaagtgaggagaaagaagacaatgaAATGTGTGGTCGCTTTGACCAGTCATCTGCTGAGTGTGTTGTATTTTACATTCATGTGGTCGGGAATGGGGAGCAAAGAATTTTGAGGTGCAGGGAACTTCACGAGGAGGGCACCAAACTCTGTGTCTATGGCTTCAAGGGAGAGACCATCAAGACCACTCTGCAGAAGGATGGCAGGTTTCTCTCTTTTGTAGAGAGTGACCATTGGAAACTTATTACCAATGACACCATCGTAGCAAACAGCCAGACAGTTGATGTGTTAGAGGGTAAGCTCTTTCAGATTGatgttgagagaaagaagagcCCTTGGAAGGCAGTGGCAACTCAGAAATCTGACTTAGAGGACAGAAACTTCACTAtattaaaagaatacattgtAATTTTGTACCCCACATTAAAAAGACAACGGGAAGAACTAAGAACATACATCAAGGAAGAGAGTGAAAAAAGAGAGAACACTTCCTTACTCAAAGCACATAGAGAAAACTTCAGGAAGCTGACCCAAAGCTCCATCCCAG